One Heptranchias perlo isolate sHepPer1 unplaced genomic scaffold, sHepPer1.hap1 HAP1_SCAFFOLD_56, whole genome shotgun sequence DNA segment encodes these proteins:
- the LOC137315758 gene encoding probable G-protein coupled receptor 139 gives MEYPVIYQIEDIYYPALAVIGVPGKLRLFCSTIISLLPFLSLTVNLVAIVILSRGKCGLSKCISRYLLGMAAADLLVVITDLILTRVGLSYFPNSFVFITPVCRPIMFLGSAATVVSVWLTVAFTFDRFVAICCEDLKTKYCTEKMAAVVIGTVSVLGCLETVPWYFAYQPYAIIDNVTRHCIFKLNFRTSPVWAAFELFHLILTPCVPFILILLLNVMTVRRILMASQVRRGLRGRSNGENHKDPEMENRKKSIILLFSISGSFILLWVTQVVKNIYRRITDTRYYNSFTDPRYITEATSGMLQLLSSCTNTCIYVLTQAKFREELKNAVKYPLNLIAKLVKS, from the exons atggaatatccagtaattTATCAGATAGAAGATATTTACTATCCCGCCCTTGCAGTAATTGGAGTGCCGGGTAAgct tcgcctgttctgttctacCA taatttctctgcttccttttctctctctcacagttaacttggtggcgattgtgatcctgtcccgaggaaagtgcggtctctccaaatgtatcagtcgctacctgctgggaatggcagcggccgatctcctggtcgttatcactgatctgatattgacACGGGTTGGTCTAAGTTATTTCCCCAATTCATTCGtgttcattactcccgtgtgtcgtCCCATTATGTTCTTGggttctgcagccacagtggtttctgtctggctcacagtcgctttcacctttgatcgatttgtggccatttgttgtgaggatcttaaaacaaaatattgcaccgagaaaatggCGGCTGTAGTtataggaacagtgagtgtgttgggctgtttggagactgttccctggtactttgcataTCAACCTTAcgctataattgataatgttacCCGGCATTGTATCTTTAAACTGAACTTCCGCACTTCCCCAGTGTGGGCCGCATTTGAGttatttcacctcattttaaccccctgtgtcccgttcattctgattttgctgctcaatgttatgACGGTCAGACGCATTTTGATGGCCAGtcaagtccgcaggggactccggggccgcagcaatggagagaatcacaaggatccagagatggagaaccgaaagaaatccatcattttactcttcagtatatcgggcagttttatcctATTATGGGTGACCCAGGTTGTAAAAAACATTTATCGGCGAATTACAGACACTCGGTATTATAATTCATTCACTGACCCTCGTTATATCACAGAAGCCACAtcaggaatgctgcagcttctcagttcctgcacaaacacgtgtatttatgtcctgacccaggctaaattcagagaggagctgaagaacgcggtgaaatacccactcaatctaattgctaaattagttaaatcatag